In Paludisphaera rhizosphaerae, one DNA window encodes the following:
- a CDS encoding transporter: MNFGYSNSLSKPYGGSAYTGTYVVFLPFSRRFELSFNVPFVVANGTTDTKRGYRLDFGDLAVTARFLLRESEAFTDTFNLAVVNPTGHPDTGGRQMSIFPRYSFWYNPGGPWVVRGGTGVNIPLNKNDQRPVTGITPGGNPLFGESPLQTAYFADVAIGRYFRPHDVPFGDLVFYVNANIVVPFEDSQQGTYFGVGPGTRFQIAKDWYFLNYWEVPVVGPTPFVYQMQTAILKVF, translated from the coding sequence GTGAATTTCGGCTACTCGAATAGTCTCTCGAAGCCGTATGGGGGGAGTGCTTACACGGGTACGTACGTCGTCTTCCTCCCATTCAGCCGCCGGTTCGAGCTCTCCTTCAACGTGCCGTTCGTGGTCGCGAATGGGACCACGGACACAAAGCGCGGCTATCGGTTGGACTTCGGTGATCTCGCCGTGACCGCGAGGTTCCTCCTTAGAGAGTCCGAGGCTTTCACGGACACGTTCAATCTCGCGGTGGTGAATCCAACCGGCCATCCCGACACCGGCGGAAGACAGATGTCGATCTTCCCGAGGTACTCCTTCTGGTACAACCCTGGGGGTCCCTGGGTCGTCCGAGGTGGGACCGGCGTGAACATCCCGCTGAACAAGAACGACCAGCGGCCGGTCACCGGGATCACGCCCGGTGGAAATCCCCTCTTCGGCGAATCCCCCCTACAAACTGCGTACTTCGCAGACGTTGCGATCGGCCGCTATTTCCGACCTCACGACGTGCCGTTTGGCGATCTGGTGTTTTACGTGAACGCCAATATCGTCGTCCCGTTCGAGGACAGCCAGCAAGGGACCTACTTCGGGGTGGGCCCCGGAACTCGGTTCCAGATCGCGAAGGACTGGTACTTCCTGAATTACTGGGAGGTGCCTGTCGTCGGGCCCACCCCCTTCGTCTACCAGATGCAGACGGCGATTCTAAAAGTATTCTAA
- a CDS encoding carbohydrate porin, whose translation MSNRRRIAAILLALASWIVEKQTVAQEAPAMLFEDPATGADAPEAAAGSTAGSVPAAPAAPNPYAGDLMTRYRLTGDWWGARSALAESGLTFDLFDTQFYQGVASGGQTQKFRYGGKIDYLFNLDAGKLNVWPGFFTTLHAETRYGSDVNNIDGLLAPSNLPMNFPKANTNITSITGLKFTQMIGQNLALYFGKINSLDEYGFRYSPGLGTNRPGLEGFLNTSLVFNPIVARTVPYSTIGTGFAFLREGQPWLSLSVFDPEERAATWGGNFFARGVVLVPNLMLQGKPLGRPGKLNFGGTWSSAQYRSFDPASYLSLPPQLIFDERFSPKETGSWSLYTNFYQALWVDEQDESRTWGVFGQFGISDGNPNPIKFVANGGIGGRSIIPGRTLDTFGVGYFHLGLSNNFKTLSRPFLPQGDEYGGELFYNAALTPWARFTVDLQIARPSTVQYDTVIIPGIRLQILF comes from the coding sequence ATGTCCAACCGGCGCAGGATCGCGGCGATCCTCCTTGCTCTCGCGAGCTGGATCGTCGAGAAGCAGACGGTCGCCCAGGAAGCGCCGGCGATGCTCTTCGAGGACCCCGCGACCGGCGCGGATGCTCCTGAAGCCGCCGCCGGGTCGACGGCCGGCTCGGTTCCGGCGGCTCCGGCCGCCCCAAATCCCTACGCGGGCGATCTGATGACCCGCTATCGGCTGACCGGCGATTGGTGGGGGGCCCGATCCGCCCTCGCCGAAAGCGGTCTGACTTTCGATCTGTTCGACACTCAGTTCTACCAGGGGGTGGCGAGCGGAGGTCAGACTCAGAAATTCCGGTATGGCGGAAAGATCGACTATCTCTTCAACCTTGACGCCGGCAAGCTCAACGTCTGGCCGGGGTTCTTCACGACTCTCCACGCCGAGACCCGGTACGGGAGCGACGTGAACAATATCGATGGGTTGCTCGCCCCATCGAACCTGCCGATGAACTTCCCGAAAGCGAACACGAATATCACGTCGATCACGGGTTTGAAGTTCACGCAGATGATCGGCCAGAACCTGGCCCTTTACTTCGGAAAGATCAACAGTCTGGATGAGTACGGGTTCCGATACTCGCCAGGGCTTGGGACCAACCGGCCTGGCCTGGAAGGATTCTTGAATACCTCGCTGGTATTCAATCCGATCGTCGCAAGAACCGTCCCCTATTCCACCATTGGAACCGGATTTGCTTTCCTCCGCGAGGGCCAGCCATGGCTCTCGCTTTCAGTCTTCGATCCTGAAGAGCGGGCGGCGACGTGGGGCGGAAACTTCTTCGCTCGCGGCGTGGTGTTGGTGCCAAATCTGATGCTCCAGGGCAAGCCCCTCGGCCGGCCAGGAAAGCTCAACTTCGGCGGAACCTGGAGCAGCGCCCAGTACAGGTCCTTCGATCCGGCTTCCTATTTAAGCCTTCCGCCGCAATTGATTTTCGACGAGCGCTTTTCACCGAAAGAAACGGGGTCCTGGTCGCTCTACACCAACTTCTACCAGGCCCTCTGGGTGGACGAGCAGGACGAGTCGCGAACCTGGGGCGTCTTCGGTCAGTTTGGGATCTCAGACGGAAACCCGAATCCGATCAAATTCGTGGCAAACGGCGGCATCGGCGGCAGAAGCATAATTCCCGGACGAACACTCGACACATTCGGAGTCGGATACTTCCATCTGGGATTGAGCAACAACTTCAAGACCCTGTCCCGACCGTTCCTGCCTCAGGGGGATGAGTACGGCGGCGAACTCTTCTACAACGCCGCTCTCACGCCGTGGGCTCGGTTCACTGTCGATCTCCAGATCGCACGTCCGAGCACTGTCCAGTATGACACCGTGATTATCCCGGGAATCCGTCTTCAGATTCTGTTCTGA
- a CDS encoding formylmethanofuran dehydrogenase subunit A, which yields MSTLKIAGGRIIDPRNRADDVVGDVWIQDGRIVAPPTDADARADRTIDARGCIVMPGGVDVHSHVAGSKVNAARIMRPEERRGEDRVMRRWRDFRSGTIGSVPSSFTTGYLYAGLGYTTAVDAAIPPLGARQAHAEFADVPLIDKAMLVLMGNNHLILDAVRERDPERVRRTVAWLLDSAKGFGVKAVNPGGVEQWKLGGSRIAQWDDCVDHFEVTPRDVVVALADAVDTLGLPHPLHFHGLNLGLPGNWEQTLEGMQALDGRRVHMAHIQFHSYGGTPDRPADFGSEVGPLAGYVNAHEGITVDVGQVMFGETTSMTADGPTGHYLANLLGRKWYNHDVEQEDGCGVSPIVYEDRNFIHALQWAIGLEWFLRVDDPWKVAMSTDHPNGASFRAYPDVVALLMSKNLRDEVMARLPEKVRSRTSLGDLSREYTLREIAVVTRAGPARILGLDRKGHLGPGADGDVTIYMPDDDRRRMFAFPRWVVKGGEIIVEVGELRSAPGGVTLFTELDVSPESRRELSARLAEGASFHPANFGLRFDDLASPTPVARVGARP from the coding sequence ATGAGCACTCTGAAGATCGCTGGAGGTCGAATCATCGACCCCAGGAACAGGGCGGACGACGTCGTGGGCGACGTCTGGATCCAGGATGGTCGGATCGTAGCGCCGCCGACCGATGCTGACGCCAGGGCGGACCGGACGATCGACGCCCGCGGCTGCATCGTGATGCCGGGCGGCGTGGACGTCCATTCGCACGTCGCTGGCTCGAAGGTGAACGCCGCGCGGATCATGCGGCCCGAGGAGCGTCGAGGCGAGGATCGGGTGATGCGACGGTGGCGGGACTTCCGCTCCGGGACGATCGGCAGCGTCCCGAGTTCGTTCACGACCGGCTACCTCTACGCAGGGCTCGGATACACGACGGCGGTCGACGCAGCGATCCCTCCCCTGGGAGCGCGGCAGGCCCACGCCGAGTTCGCCGACGTACCGCTCATCGACAAGGCGATGCTCGTCCTGATGGGGAACAACCACCTGATCCTCGACGCCGTCCGAGAACGCGATCCCGAACGCGTTCGCCGAACGGTCGCCTGGCTGCTGGACTCCGCCAAGGGGTTCGGTGTGAAGGCCGTGAATCCAGGCGGCGTCGAGCAATGGAAGCTGGGAGGCTCGCGCATCGCCCAGTGGGACGACTGCGTCGACCATTTCGAAGTAACTCCGCGTGACGTCGTCGTCGCGCTCGCTGATGCCGTCGACACGCTCGGGCTGCCGCATCCGCTCCATTTCCATGGCCTGAATCTGGGTCTCCCCGGCAACTGGGAACAGACCCTGGAGGGCATGCAGGCCCTCGACGGTCGACGAGTCCATATGGCCCACATTCAGTTCCACAGTTACGGCGGAACCCCGGACAGGCCGGCGGACTTCGGCTCGGAAGTGGGGCCGCTGGCGGGGTACGTCAACGCTCACGAGGGAATCACCGTGGACGTCGGCCAGGTGATGTTCGGTGAGACGACCAGCATGACGGCCGATGGCCCGACCGGCCACTATCTGGCGAACCTCCTGGGTCGCAAGTGGTACAACCACGACGTCGAACAGGAGGACGGCTGCGGCGTTTCGCCCATCGTCTACGAGGATCGCAACTTCATCCACGCCCTTCAGTGGGCGATCGGACTGGAGTGGTTCCTGCGCGTCGACGACCCGTGGAAGGTCGCGATGTCGACCGACCATCCCAACGGCGCCTCCTTTCGCGCCTACCCCGATGTCGTCGCCCTGCTGATGAGCAAGAATCTTCGCGATGAGGTCATGGCCCGGCTTCCCGAGAAGGTTCGCTCGCGGACCTCGCTCGGCGACCTTTCACGCGAGTACACGCTGCGAGAGATCGCCGTCGTCACCCGCGCCGGTCCGGCGCGGATCCTGGGGCTCGACCGCAAGGGGCATCTCGGTCCTGGGGCCGATGGAGACGTGACGATCTACATGCCCGACGACGACCGGCGACGGATGTTCGCCTTCCCCCGCTGGGTGGTGAAGGGGGGAGAGATCATCGTCGAGGTCGGCGAGCTTCGGTCGGCGCCGGGAGGCGTCACGCTGTTCACCGAGTTGGATGTCTCCCCTGAATCGCGGCGTGAATTATCGGCGAGGCTCGCGGAAGGGGCGTCGTTCCATCCAGCGAACTTTGGGCTGAGGTTCGACGATCTTGCAAGCCCGACGCCCGTCGCACGGGTGGGGGCTCGGCCATGA
- a CDS encoding formylmethanofuran dehydrogenase subunit B: MTLKDEIDLASAEAPFTCTLCGCLCDDILLEVESGRVVEARNACDMARPILIGVPTIPEDSASPRRKGRDVTIEEAVSECARILGESQAPVIVGLERSTNETVRKVVGLADRLGATLEIGEASAAWARITAMQRVGAVGATLGEVKARADVIVFWACDPATTHPRHFERYSIDAVGRFVPGGRESRRVIVFDVDETPTARLADHFVRIERGRELNLLNVLRALVRGCELEPDRVEEATGHRIDDLQTLVKVLRGARYGAWFYGAFAGRAGAEGAEGRHHAVTALVRELARGTRFVALGLGEPGNSHGAEGVLGWQSGFTPGVDFAAGFPESLPGETSAAGRLATGEFDAALVLGEVPEPSHDALESRPWIFIGSPRSQAFDRADVALPAGTAGVDDSGTFTRVDGVVLPVRAFRPRSSPGAQEWLDRIERAVAASKAGASQ, encoded by the coding sequence ATGACGTTGAAGGACGAGATTGATCTCGCTTCGGCCGAAGCGCCTTTCACCTGCACCCTCTGCGGATGTCTTTGCGACGACATCTTGCTGGAGGTGGAGTCCGGTCGCGTCGTCGAAGCTCGTAACGCCTGCGACATGGCGCGTCCAATCTTGATCGGCGTGCCGACGATTCCCGAGGACTCAGCGTCGCCCCGAAGGAAGGGAAGGGACGTCACGATCGAGGAGGCTGTCAGCGAGTGCGCGCGAATCCTCGGGGAGTCCCAAGCCCCAGTGATTGTGGGTCTGGAGCGGTCGACGAACGAGACCGTCCGGAAGGTCGTCGGCTTGGCGGACCGGCTCGGCGCGACGCTTGAGATCGGTGAAGCCTCTGCAGCCTGGGCGCGAATCACAGCAATGCAGCGCGTGGGGGCGGTCGGGGCGACGCTCGGGGAAGTGAAGGCGCGGGCGGACGTCATCGTCTTTTGGGCTTGTGACCCGGCGACCACTCATCCGCGTCATTTCGAGCGTTACTCGATCGACGCCGTGGGACGTTTCGTCCCCGGAGGCCGAGAATCGCGTCGCGTCATCGTATTCGACGTGGATGAGACGCCGACAGCGCGACTCGCCGATCACTTCGTGAGGATCGAGCGAGGACGGGAGTTGAACCTTCTGAACGTCCTGAGAGCCCTCGTACGAGGTTGTGAACTGGAGCCGGATCGTGTTGAAGAGGCGACCGGCCATCGCATCGACGACCTTCAGACTCTCGTGAAGGTGTTGCGGGGCGCTCGCTACGGGGCCTGGTTCTACGGGGCGTTCGCGGGGCGGGCGGGCGCGGAAGGAGCCGAGGGGCGGCATCACGCGGTGACGGCCCTGGTTCGTGAACTCGCCCGCGGAACGAGGTTCGTCGCCCTTGGACTCGGCGAACCGGGCAATTCGCATGGGGCGGAAGGGGTGCTGGGCTGGCAGTCGGGATTCACTCCGGGGGTCGATTTCGCGGCAGGGTTTCCTGAATCGTTGCCAGGCGAGACTTCGGCTGCGGGACGGCTCGCCACGGGGGAGTTCGACGCCGCTCTGGTGCTCGGCGAAGTGCCCGAGCCGTCTCATGACGCGCTTGAATCTCGCCCCTGGATCTTCATCGGCTCTCCCAGGAGTCAGGCGTTCGACCGGGCCGACGTCGCCCTTCCGGCGGGTACCGCGGGCGTCGACGACTCGGGGACGTTCACCAGAGTCGATGGTGTCGTATTGCCCGTCCGGGCGTTCCGGCCGCGATCTTCGCCTGGCGCGCAGGAATGGCTTGACCGAATCGAGCGGGCCGTCGCCGCGTCGAAGGCGGGGGCAAGCCAATGA
- the fhcD gene encoding formylmethanofuran--tetrahydromethanopterin N-formyltransferase, whose product MILDGVTIVDTFAEAFPMTAARLVVTADSTRWAEIAGRTVSGYATSVIGCDAEVAVERRLSTSETPDGRPGVSLLAFAFSREALEKALVNRVGQCVMTCPTTACYNGLTAGEKTVIVGGRLRYFGDGWQISKRLAGRRYWRIPVMDGEFVCEEVFGTTKGVAGGNIIMMGTDPAGVLAAAEEAAAVMRTIEGVILPFPGGIARSGSKVGSKYKALRASTNTAFAPSLRGLVPTELPADVRCAYEIVIDGLTLEAVERATAEGVRAAVRGDRGLVAITSGNYGGKLGPFHIRLHDVLNS is encoded by the coding sequence ATGATCCTTGACGGTGTGACGATCGTGGATACCTTCGCCGAGGCCTTTCCGATGACCGCGGCGCGGCTCGTCGTGACGGCCGACTCGACCCGATGGGCCGAGATCGCCGGCCGAACGGTCTCGGGCTATGCCACGAGCGTCATCGGCTGCGATGCCGAGGTGGCCGTCGAGCGCCGGCTTTCCACCAGCGAGACCCCCGACGGCCGGCCGGGGGTCTCGCTGCTGGCGTTCGCTTTCAGTCGCGAGGCTCTGGAGAAGGCGCTCGTGAATCGGGTCGGTCAGTGCGTCATGACCTGCCCAACGACCGCCTGCTACAACGGCCTGACCGCGGGTGAGAAGACGGTGATCGTCGGCGGCCGGCTGCGATACTTCGGCGACGGCTGGCAGATCTCCAAACGTCTCGCGGGACGTCGCTACTGGCGGATCCCCGTGATGGACGGCGAGTTCGTCTGCGAGGAGGTCTTCGGCACGACCAAGGGCGTGGCCGGCGGCAACATCATCATGATGGGGACGGACCCAGCCGGCGTGCTGGCCGCCGCCGAGGAGGCCGCCGCCGTGATGCGGACGATCGAAGGCGTAATCCTTCCTTTTCCGGGGGGCATCGCTCGATCGGGCTCTAAGGTGGGAAGCAAGTACAAGGCGCTCCGCGCGAGCACCAACACGGCCTTCGCGCCAAGCCTCCGGGGCCTCGTCCCGACCGAATTGCCGGCGGACGTCCGTTGCGCTTACGAGATCGTGATTGACGGGCTCACGCTGGAGGCCGTCGAACGGGCCACGGCGGAGGGCGTCCGGGCCGCCGTCCGGGGCGATCGGGGACTTGTGGCGATCACCTCGGGCAATTACGGGGGCAAGCTCGGCCCCTTCCACATTCGGCTGCACGACGTCCTGAACTCGTGA